A stretch of the Papaver somniferum cultivar HN1 chromosome 6, ASM357369v1, whole genome shotgun sequence genome encodes the following:
- the LOC113291729 gene encoding uncharacterized protein LOC113291729, whose protein sequence is MAEKEGGIVKTGHEEGLKMATSILEEYGLPLGLLPLENVIEVGFAKTTGYMWIKQEKKVEHNFKMISKLVSYDVDIHGIVDKKRIKKLKGVKVKEFMLSPPVNEITVDDPPTGKIHFKSLAGVTKTFPVEAFNAGQ, encoded by the coding sequence ATGGCTGAGAAGGAAGGAGGAATAGTGAAGACAGGTCATGAAGAAGGATTAAAAATGGCAACATCCATACTCGAAGAATATGGACTTCCTCTTGGTTTACTTCCACTTGAGAATGTAATTGAAGTTGGTTTTGCTAAAACTACTGGTTATATGTGGATTAAACAAGAGAAAAAAGTTGAGCATAATTTTAAGATGATTAGTAAGCTTGTGAGTTATGATGTTGATATTCATGGTATTGTTGATAAGAAAAGGATCAAGAAACTTAAAGGCGTAAAAGTAAAGGAGTTTATGTTATCGCCACCTGTTAATGAAATCACCGTGGATGATCCACCTACCGGGAAAATTCATTTCAAGAGTCTTGCTGGTGTCACCAAGACATTCCCCGTCGAAGCATTCAATGCTGGCCagtaa